The following proteins come from a genomic window of Salvia hispanica cultivar TCC Black 2014 chromosome 4, UniMelb_Shisp_WGS_1.0, whole genome shotgun sequence:
- the LOC125223058 gene encoding NAC domain-containing protein 17-like isoform X2 encodes MAVDADFLVSGKRFPPGFRFHPTDEELVLYYLKRKICCKRHHPDVVSEIDVYKCDPEDLPVMSKLQTGDRQWFFFSPRDRKHLKGARSNRVTGCGYWKVTGQDRTISYDSRLVGIKKTLVFYRGRAPKGERTDWVMHEYSMAEDEFKRCQDAKEYYVLNKVYKKSGPGPKNGEQYGAPFREEEWDDDLEVQCSIEPEKPTKKAHETVDCQHQSSLDALEEIVERIANEPDSVQPPVVDCEYTLDQFLDEEETESTLVHHSSVDVSAPVVYPAHCALTETTRLQLQAAPELSYDTFINTEDPNVTGEDFLKDYLEMDDLDSDPTTQNLNNWGNNFGSLQFEGLDDDLSILYEDASSFLNEPVEPWHFPQPSLNNFENGAMDPSPSSYQSYVMQQQNTSSLDGASSQMWRGEPTYSVVSTPEVNQDVNAPSTSELLSYSGR; translated from the exons ATGGCAGTGGATGCGGATTTCCTCGTCAGCGGAAAGAGATTCCCTCCAGGGTTCAGATTCCACCCCACCGATGAGGAGCTCGTGCTTTACTATCTCAAGAGGAAGATTTGCTGTAAAAGACACCATCCCGACGTCGTCTCTGAGATCGATGTCTACAAGTGCGACCCCGAGGATTTGCCTG TGATGTCGAAACTGCAAACTGGTGATAGACAATGGTTCTTCTTCAGTCCCAGAGACCGGAAACATTTAAAGGGAGCAAGGTCGAACAGGGTGACCGGGTGTGGTTACTGGAAGGTGACGGGGCAGGACCGTACCATCTCATATGATTCTCGTCTTGTTGGGATAAAGAAGACTCTGGTGTTCTACAGAGGTCGTGCGCCTAAAGGAGAGCGCACGGATTGGGTGATGCACGAATATTCCATGGCTGAGGACGAGTTCAAACGATGCCAGGATGCTAAGGAATACTACGTGCTGAACAAAGTCTACAAGAAAAGTGGCCCCGGTCCAAAAAATGGTGAGCAGTATGGCGCACCCTTTAGGGAAGAGGAGTGGGATGATGATCTTGAAGTTCAGTGCTCCATTGAGCCGGAGAAACCAACAAAGAAAGCTCATGAAACTGTTGATTGTCAACATCAGTCCTCATTAGATGCTCTTGAGGAAATAGTGGAACGAATAGCAAATGAGCCCGATTCCGTTCAGCCACCGGTTGTTGATTGCGAGTATACTCTGGATCAGTTTCTCGATGAGGAGGAAACTGAGAGTACATTAGTTCACCATTCTTCTGTTGATGTGTCTGCACCAGTGGTTTATCCAGCTCATTGTGCCCTTACTGAGACAACTCGATTACAGTTGCAAGCAGCACCTGAGCTTTCCTATGACACATTCATTAATACGGAAGATCCTAATGTGACCGGGGAGGACTTCCTCAAAGATTATCTTGAAATGGATGATCTAGATTCAGACCCAACCACACAAAATCTTAATAACTGGGGGAATAATTTTGGGAGTCTGCAGTTTGAGGGTTTAGATGATGATTTGAGCATTCTGTATGAAGACGCTTCTTCTTTCCTTAATGAGCCTGTTGAGCCCTGGCATTTTCCCCAGCCATCTTTGAATAACTTTGAGAATGGAGCCATGGACCCGAGTCCAAGCTCATATCAAAGTTATGTGATGCAGCAACAAAATACTAGCAGTTTAGATGGAGCGAGCTCTCAAATGTGGAGGGGTGAGCCTACTTACAGTGTAGTGTCCACACCGGAAGTTAATCAGGACGTCAATGCACCATCAACTTCAG AGCTCTTGTCATACTCAGGGCGGTGA
- the LOC125220639 gene encoding zinc finger BED domain-containing protein RICESLEEPER 2-like, which translates to MALNFGAGSSSSLGESPTSASETIGGLAMEVAESPNNAKTAKPPKPSLKRKQRSDVWNHYRVEFDGSITSDGYISLTCHFIDEDRVLQKFVLNFSLMPSPHTGAALSNKLFSMLCDWGIENKVFSLTLDNASANDLSVELLLTQMNVNNSLLSNGEFFHIRCCAHIVNLVVQVGLKDIEQSVVKIRESVKYVRGSQTRKQNFLECVSKVGLDRKRGLRQDFVFWKRYPTSNLYFRPVVMCYSSLRQHQNSSDPYLKKMAELMLPKFEKYWSDFSMILTIAVVFDPRYKLQFVDFFYKKLYGPDSRQFSLVKEKLFALFEDYCNSYNDKFDVDKNGNSTASGQNCDFTNADSMAMVEEFNSLDVEFGLSQQKSQLELYMEEKRLDVKSNLDILNYWKGSQFKYPYVACMARDILSIPITTVASESVFSVGGRVLDQYRSSLKPSNAEAIICTRDWLFGKKGIKGEIPTNDLAEDFLNVDDEPHTGSSAT; encoded by the exons ATGGCACTCAATTTTGGAGCTGGGAGTAGCAGCAGCCTTGGTGAGTCTCCAACATCAGCAAGTGAGACCATAGGAGGTCTAGCCATGGAAGTTGCAGAGAGTCCAAATAATGCTAAGACAGCTAAGCCACCAAAGCCGAGcctgaaaagaaaacaaaggtCAGATGTTTGGAATCACTATAGAGTCGAATTCGATG GATCCATTACCTCTGATGgttatatttcactaacatGTCACTTTATTGATGAAGATAGGGTCTTACAAAAGTTTGTGTTGAACTTTTCCTTAATGCCATCTCCGCATACTGGCGCAGCATTGTCTAACAAGTTATTTTCTATGCTTTGTGATTGGGGAAttgaaaataaagtgttttctTTGACTTTGGATAATGCTAGTGCAAATGATTTGTCAGTGGAGTTGTTGCTCACACAAATGAATGTGAATAATTCACTTCTTTCTAATGGTGAATTTTTCCATATCCGTTGTTGTGCACATATAGTCAATTTGGTTGTTCAAGTTGGTTTGAAGGATATTGAGCAATCTGTTGTGAAGATTCGTGAGAGTGTCAAATATGTGCGAGGTTCACAAACAAGGAAGCAAAACTTTCTGGAATGTGTCAGCAAAGTAGGATTGGATCGTAAGAGAGGTTTGAGGCAAGAT TTTGTTTTCTGGAAGCGCTACCCTACATCTAATTTGTATTTCCGTCCAGTTGTTATGTGCTATAGTTCATTGAGACAACATCAAAACAGTTCAGATCCGTACCTCAAAAAAATGGCTGAATTGATGCTACCAAAGTTTGAGAAGTATTGGTCAGATTTCAGTATGATTTTGACCATAGCTGTAGTCTTTGATCCACGCTATAAGCTTCAATTTGTGGACTTCTTTTATAAGAAGCTATATGGCCCCGACTCTCGTCAATTTTCATTGGTGAAAGAGAAATTGTTTGCATTGTTTGAAGATTATTGCAATTCCTACAATGACAAATTTGATGTTGATAAAAATGGGAATTCTACTGCGAGTGGACAGAATTGTGACTTCACAAATGCTGATTCAATGGCAATGGTGGAG GAGTTCAATTCATTGGATGTTGAGTTTGGATTGAGCCAACAAAAATCCCAATTGGAGTTGTACATGGAAGAAAAAAGATTGGATGTCAAATCCAATCTTGATATACTTAACTATTGGAAAGGATCACAATTCAAGTATCCATATGTTGCTTGCATGGCTCGTGACATTTTGAGCATTCCCATAACCACTGTTGCTTCCGAATCTGTATTCAGTGTAGGTGGAAGAGTTCTTGACCAATATCGTAGTTCACTCAAGCCAAGCAATGCGGAGGCAATAATTTGCACTAGAGATTGGTTGTTTGGAAAAAAAG GTATTAAAGGAGAAATACCAACAAATGACTTAGCCGAGGACTTTTTAAATGTTGATGATGAACCTCATACCGGAAGCTCCGCAACCTAA
- the LOC125223058 gene encoding NAC domain-containing protein 17-like isoform X1, producing the protein MAVDADFLVSGKRFPPGFRFHPTDEELVLYYLKRKICCKRHHPDVVSEIDVYKCDPEDLPVMSKLQTGDRQWFFFSPRDRKHLKGARSNRVTGCGYWKVTGQDRTISYDSRLVGIKKTLVFYRGRAPKGERTDWVMHEYSMAEDEFKRCQDAKEYYVLNKVYKKSGPGPKNGEQYGAPFREEEWDDDLEVQCSIEPEKPTKKAHETVDCQHQSSLDALEEIVERIANEPDSVQPPVVDCEYTLDQFLDEEETESTLVHHSSVDVSAPVVYPAHCALTETTRLQLQAAPELSYDTFINTEDPNVTGEDFLKDYLEMDDLDSDPTTQNLNNWGNNFGSLQFEGLDDDLSILYEDASSFLNEPVEPWHFPQPSLNNFENGAMDPSPSSYQSYVMQQQNTSSLDGASSQMWRGEPTYSVVSTPEVNQDVNAPSTSGAMYQNQNNSFVNHPTGGNEKGEGEQGGDMESWFSSAVWSFVECIPTFPASASEVFLVNGACERMSSLSWVRVDARNTAAPRNSGKSGIGFLCFSLLGVIRDILWLLTGISKRVYTTCSIHM; encoded by the exons ATGGCAGTGGATGCGGATTTCCTCGTCAGCGGAAAGAGATTCCCTCCAGGGTTCAGATTCCACCCCACCGATGAGGAGCTCGTGCTTTACTATCTCAAGAGGAAGATTTGCTGTAAAAGACACCATCCCGACGTCGTCTCTGAGATCGATGTCTACAAGTGCGACCCCGAGGATTTGCCTG TGATGTCGAAACTGCAAACTGGTGATAGACAATGGTTCTTCTTCAGTCCCAGAGACCGGAAACATTTAAAGGGAGCAAGGTCGAACAGGGTGACCGGGTGTGGTTACTGGAAGGTGACGGGGCAGGACCGTACCATCTCATATGATTCTCGTCTTGTTGGGATAAAGAAGACTCTGGTGTTCTACAGAGGTCGTGCGCCTAAAGGAGAGCGCACGGATTGGGTGATGCACGAATATTCCATGGCTGAGGACGAGTTCAAACGATGCCAGGATGCTAAGGAATACTACGTGCTGAACAAAGTCTACAAGAAAAGTGGCCCCGGTCCAAAAAATGGTGAGCAGTATGGCGCACCCTTTAGGGAAGAGGAGTGGGATGATGATCTTGAAGTTCAGTGCTCCATTGAGCCGGAGAAACCAACAAAGAAAGCTCATGAAACTGTTGATTGTCAACATCAGTCCTCATTAGATGCTCTTGAGGAAATAGTGGAACGAATAGCAAATGAGCCCGATTCCGTTCAGCCACCGGTTGTTGATTGCGAGTATACTCTGGATCAGTTTCTCGATGAGGAGGAAACTGAGAGTACATTAGTTCACCATTCTTCTGTTGATGTGTCTGCACCAGTGGTTTATCCAGCTCATTGTGCCCTTACTGAGACAACTCGATTACAGTTGCAAGCAGCACCTGAGCTTTCCTATGACACATTCATTAATACGGAAGATCCTAATGTGACCGGGGAGGACTTCCTCAAAGATTATCTTGAAATGGATGATCTAGATTCAGACCCAACCACACAAAATCTTAATAACTGGGGGAATAATTTTGGGAGTCTGCAGTTTGAGGGTTTAGATGATGATTTGAGCATTCTGTATGAAGACGCTTCTTCTTTCCTTAATGAGCCTGTTGAGCCCTGGCATTTTCCCCAGCCATCTTTGAATAACTTTGAGAATGGAGCCATGGACCCGAGTCCAAGCTCATATCAAAGTTATGTGATGCAGCAACAAAATACTAGCAGTTTAGATGGAGCGAGCTCTCAAATGTGGAGGGGTGAGCCTACTTACAGTGTAGTGTCCACACCGGAAGTTAATCAGGACGTCAATGCACCATCAACTTCAG GTGCAATGtatcaaaaccaaaacaacAGTTTTGTAAATCATCCTACTGGGGGGAACGAGAAAGGGGAGGGCGAGCAGGGTGGTGATATGGAGTCATGGTTCTCCTCTGCCGTTTGGTCTTTTGTAGAGTGTATACCGACATTCCCCGCTTCGGCTTCTGAagtttttttggtaaatgggGCGTGTGAGCGAATGTCTAGCTTAAGCTGGGTAAGAGTTGATGCCAGAAACACTGCAGCTCCAAGAAATTCTGGCAAATCCGGAATTGGTttcttatgtttttctttacTGGGAGTAATACGTGATATTCTATGGCTGCTGACTGGAATCTCAAAGAGAGTTTACACTACTTGTAGCATACACATGTAA
- the LOC125223860 gene encoding uncharacterized oxidoreductase At4g09670, whose translation MIGHKSQHSYSTMSSPPIKFGILGCAEIARKVSRAISLSPNSTLHAVASRSHEKAAKFGADNASAKVYASYEALLDDPEVDAVYVPLPTSLHIKWAVLAAQKKKHLLLEKPVALDAKEFDQIVAACESCGVQFMDGTMWMHHPRTAKMKDFLCDGSRFGDLKTVHCCFTFAAEKDFLENDIRVKPDLDALGALGDVGWYCTRSILWAAGFELPKTALALPGTVKNSSGVILACSAFLQWEDGKTATFHCSFLANLTMDLTVVGTNGTLKLQDFVIPFEEHKASFSTAVKSGFTELVTGWDPKPSEHTVMTDLPQEVLMVKEFSRLVGSIKYDGAKPEKKWPTLSRKTQLVLDAVKASIDKGYGTVEIIS comes from the exons ATGATCGGCCATAAATCTCAACACTCTTACTCGACAATGTCATCGCCGCCGATCAAATTCGGAATCCTGGGCTGCGCCGAGATCGCCCGCAAGGTCTCCCGCGCCATCTCCCTCTCCCCCAATTCCACCCTTCACGCCGTCGCCAGCCGCTCCCACGAAAAGGCCGCCAAATTCGGCGCCGACAACGCCTCCGCCAAGGTCTACGCCTCCTACGAGGCCTTGCTCGACGACCCGGAGGTGGACGCCGTCTACGTCCCGCTCCCGACGAGCCTGCACATCAAGTGGGCCGTGCTCGCCGCCCAGAAGAAGAAGCACCTGCTCTTGGAGAAGCCCGTCGCCCTCGATGCTAAGGAATTCGATCAGATCGTCGCGGCGTGCGAATCCTGTGGGGTGCAGTTCATGGATGGTACCATGTGGATGCACCACCCCAGGACTGCCAAGATGAAGGACTTCCTCTGCGATGGCTCCCGCTTCGGTGACCTCAAAACG GTGCATTGCTGCTTTACCTTCGCTGCGGAGAAAGATTTCCTAGAGAACGACATCCGCGTGAAGCCGGATCTGGATGCTCTTGGTGCACTCGGTGATGTAGGCTGGTACTGCACCAGGTCGATATTATGGGCTGCTGGTTTCGAGCTTCCTAAAACAGCACTCGCATTGCCTGGCACGGTCAAAAACAGTTCAGGAGTCATCCTAGCGTGCAGCGCCTTTCTGCAATGGGAAGACGGGAAAACGGCCACCTTCCACTGCTCTTTCTTGGCCAATTTGACAATGGATCTAACTGTAGTCGGAACTAACGGCACTTTGAAGCTTCAAGACTTTGTGATCCCGTTCGAGGAGCACAAGGCCTCTTTCTCCACAGCTGTCAAGTCCGGGTTCACCGAGCTCGTGACCGGATGGGATCCAAAGCCGAGCGAGCACACTGTTATGACGGACCTTCCGCAGGAAGTTCTCATGGTGAAGGAGTTCTCTAGACTGGTTGGAAGCATCAAATACGATGGTGCGAAACCCGAGAAGAAGTGGCCGACGCTTAGCAGGAAGACGCAGCTCGTTCTCGACGCAGTAAAGGCGTCGATTGACAAAGGTTATGGAACTGTTGAAATCATTAGTTAG
- the LOC125223057 gene encoding NAC domain-containing protein 17-like → MMVKSDTSGDQDVFPPGFRFHPTDEELVLYYLKRKICCKRHLLDVIAETDVYKWDPEELPGLSKLKTGDRQWFFFSPRDRKYPNGARSNRGTKHGYWKATGKDRVISCGARPVGLKKTLVFHKGRAPKGERTDWVMHEYTMDEEELKRCQAAKEYYVLYKVYKKSGPGPKNGEQYGAPFREEDWADDEVREPSPIVKGILQKPVIEITPINSNNLVDFQDLASFDYLEELNQIFNDSLPDQPPVLALEYNQDQFAVEETHSSLVDNSPREVSLSAPQPFFQQPIVENSFDFTQSGAFQFQISEAPEVSSAPVPNVPNSRVIDESFLEDFLELDDLGPDPTAENPGELVNGTDKFSIDDLDCLHELELFQDAPLFLCDVGHIESRQTSQPYMNNFTNGVIDPISSSCMNNLENTTSYMLQQQFNNFDGISYQMSADGQSCSVVTEAHTNQGFVPPSTSGVLHQNPNYGFVNQNESGKQDDGGTDSWFSSALWSFVESIPTTPASASESALVNKAFERMSSFGRVRMNAGNLNVYAGNAMATSRSSGKSRPGLVFLSLLGVMCAVLWMMIGT, encoded by the exons ATGATGGTGAAATCGGATACCTCCGGCGACCAGGACGTTTTCCCGCCGGGATTCCGATTCCACCCGACTGACGAGGAGCTCGTGCTTTACTATCTGAAGCGGAAGATCTGCTGCAAGCGCCACCTTCTCGACGTGATCGCTGAGACCGATGTTTACAAGTGGGATCCCGAGGAATTGCCTG GGCTTTCGAAACTTAAAACTGGTGATCGACAATGGTTCTTCTTCAGTCCAAGAGATAGGAAATACCCTAATGGAGCTAGGTCCAATAGGGGGACAAAGCATGGGTATTGGAAAGCAACTGGGAAGGACCGTGTCATTTCATGTGGTGCTCGCCCTGTTGGTTTAAAGAAGACTCTGGTCTTCCATAAAGGTCGTGCACCTAAAGGAGAGCGCACGGACTGGGTGATGCATGAATACACCATGGATGAGGAAGAGCTGAAAAGATGCCAGGCTGCTAAGGAGTACTATGTGTTGTACAAGGTATACAAGAAAAGTGGGCCTGGTCCCAAAAACGGGGAGCAATATGGCGCACCGTTTAGGGAGGAGGACTGGGCTGATGATGAAGTTCGAGAACCATCTCCAATTGTGAAGGGAATCCTACAAAAGCCTGTTATTGAAATCACACCTATCAATAGTAATAACTTAGTTGATTTTCAAGACCTTGCCTCGTTTGATTATCTTGAGGAACTGAACCAAATTTTTAATGATTCCCTGCCTGATCAGCCACCAGTCCTTGCTCTCGAGTATAACCAGGATCAGTTTGCAGTTGAGGAAACTCACAGTTCGTTGGTTGACAATTCCCCTAGGGAGGTTTCTTTGTCAGCTCCCCAACCATTTTTTCAGCAACCTATTGTAGAAAATAGTTTTGACTTCACACAGTCGGGCGCATTTCAATTCCAGATCTCTGAGGCACCTGAGGTCTCTTCTGCTCCAGTTCCGAATGTGCCAAATTCTCGTGTCATTGATGAGTCCTTCCTCGAAGATTTTCTTGAATTGGATGATTTGGGCCCAGATCCAACTGCAGAAAACCCTGGTGAACTGGTTAATGGTACggataaattttcaattgatgaTTTGGATTGTCTGCATGAGCTCGAGCTGTTTCAAGATGCACCCCTGTTCCTTTGTGATGTGGGGCACATTGAGTCCAGACAGACATCTCAGCCATACATGAACAACTTTACAAATGGAGTTATTGATCCAATCTCAAGCTCTTGTATGAACAATCTTGAGAACACTACTAGCTACATGCTGCAGCAACAGTTCAACAATTTCGATGGGATCAGCTATCAGATGAGTGCTGATGGCCAAAGTTGCAGTGTTGTAACGGAGGCACACACGAATCAGGGATTCGTTCCTCCATCGACTTCAG GTGTTTTACATCAAAACCCAAATTATGGTTTTGTAAATCAAAACGAAAGCGGCAAACAAGATGATGGCGGTACAGACTCATGGTTCTCCTCTGCTCTCTGGTCCTTTGTGGAGTCTATACCAACAACCCCCGCTTCAGCTTCTGAAAGTGCTTTGGTGAACAAGGCTTTCGAGCGAATGTCTAGCTTTGGCAGAGTGAGAATGAATGCCGGGAACTTAAATGTTTATGCAGGTAATGCCATGGCAACTTCAAGAAGCTCTGGCAAATCAAGACCTGGTCTTGTGTTTCTGTCTTTGTTAGGAGTTATGTGTGCTGTGTTATGGATGATGATTGGAACATGA
- the LOC125223835 gene encoding 16.9 kDa class I heat shock protein 1-like, translating to MSSDIGAWEGGSGAKQGDVEWRETVDGHIFRLDLPGVRKEDVKVEVEVEDANFLHISGGGSVVKVEGGDEGRRVEQRSGSFSRRFRLPENADVEGMKCGLEDGVLTVEMGKKEVHHHRPTNVRYIHVA from the exons atgagtTCCGACATAGGAGCGTGGGAAGGTGGAAGCGGAGCCAAACAAGGTGACGTGGAATGGCGTGAAACCGTGGACGGCCACATCTTCCGCCTTGATCTCCCTG GGGTGAGGAAAGAAGACGTGAAGGTGGAGGTGGAAGTGGAGGATGCCAATTTTCTTCACATAAGCGGCGGCGGAAGCGTGGTGAAGGTGGAGGGCGGCGATGAGGGCCGGAGGGTGGAGCAGCGCAGCGGGAGCTTTTCAAGGAGATTCCGGCTGCCGGAGAATGCTGACGTGGAGGGGATGAAATGTGGGTTGGAAGATGGAGTGCTGACGGTGGAGATGGGGAAGAAGGAGGTGCACCACCACCGGCCTACAAATGTTAGATATATACATGTAGCTTGA